In a single window of the Rhizobium tropici CIAT 899 genome:
- a CDS encoding DUF899 domain-containing protein, which produces MTMHATGTRKDWLSARLSLLEQEKELTRRSDEIATRRQELPWVKVEKDYRLETDQGVVPLSGLFKGRSQLIVYHFMFGPDYTAGCPSCSSIADGFNGIAVHLENHDVAFSAISRAPLEKLQEFKRRMGWTFDWASSANSDFNHDFNVWFTPEEQSGGKIEYNYRREPPMLDAQAGKTIQQWELRGSEGPVELMASMTGTDIATYTRDRPGVSAFAMQDGDVYHTYSSYARGLDGLWGMYQWLDRAPLGRNETGVWWKHHDRYGAN; this is translated from the coding sequence ATGACGATGCACGCGACTGGAACACGCAAAGATTGGCTTTCGGCACGACTTTCCCTGCTCGAGCAGGAAAAGGAGCTGACGCGACGCAGCGACGAGATTGCAACCCGCCGCCAGGAATTGCCCTGGGTGAAGGTGGAAAAGGACTATCGTCTCGAGACCGACCAAGGTGTCGTTCCGCTCTCGGGTCTCTTCAAGGGGCGCTCGCAGCTTATCGTCTATCATTTCATGTTCGGGCCGGACTATACGGCCGGTTGCCCATCCTGCTCATCGATCGCAGACGGCTTCAACGGCATCGCCGTGCATCTTGAAAATCACGATGTCGCCTTCTCGGCCATTTCCCGGGCACCGCTCGAAAAGCTGCAGGAGTTCAAGCGGCGCATGGGCTGGACTTTCGACTGGGCCTCTTCGGCAAACAGTGATTTCAACCATGATTTCAATGTCTGGTTCACGCCGGAGGAACAGAGCGGCGGCAAAATCGAATATAATTATCGCCGCGAGCCGCCAATGCTCGATGCTCAGGCGGGCAAGACGATACAGCAATGGGAGCTGCGCGGCAGCGAAGGCCCGGTCGAACTGATGGCGTCAATGACGGGGACGGATATCGCGACTTACACGCGTGACCGGCCCGGCGTCAGCGCCTTCGCCATGCAGGACGGAGACGTCTATCATACCTACTCATCCTATGCCCGCGGGCTCGACGGTCTCTGGGGCATGTATCAGTGGCTCGACCGCGCTCCGCTCGGCCGTAACGAGACCGGCGTATGGTGGAAGCACCACGATCGCTACGGGGCAAACTGA
- a CDS encoding PQQ-binding-like beta-propeller repeat protein, whose product MKKLQAEIIREYGPFDNAPRVNGVTFDGQHVWFASGEKLHALNPESGEQVRTIDVASHAGTAFDGRYLYQIAEDQIHKVDPETGKILSTIPAPGHGGDSGLAWSEGSLWVGQHRGRKIYEIDPETGAIRRTIESNRIVTGVTWVDGELWHGTWEGEESDVRRVDPVTGDVLERLEMPEGTGVSGLESDGKDRFYAGGGGSGKLRVIRRPR is encoded by the coding sequence ATGAAAAAGTTGCAAGCGGAAATCATTCGCGAATACGGTCCCTTCGACAATGCGCCGCGCGTAAACGGCGTCACCTTCGACGGCCAGCACGTGTGGTTCGCCTCCGGCGAGAAGCTGCATGCCCTGAACCCTGAGAGCGGCGAGCAAGTGCGCACGATCGACGTTGCCTCGCACGCCGGCACCGCCTTCGACGGCCGTTACCTCTATCAGATCGCCGAAGACCAGATTCACAAAGTCGACCCGGAAACCGGCAAGATACTCTCCACGATACCGGCGCCCGGCCATGGCGGCGATTCAGGCCTTGCCTGGAGTGAGGGCAGCCTGTGGGTCGGGCAGCATCGCGGCCGCAAGATCTATGAAATCGATCCCGAAACAGGCGCCATCCGGCGCACCATCGAATCCAACCGCATCGTCACGGGCGTGACATGGGTAGATGGCGAGTTATGGCACGGCACCTGGGAGGGCGAAGAAAGCGACGTCCGCCGCGTTGATCCGGTGACCGGCGACGTTTTGGAGCGGCTGGAAATGCCGGAGGGTACCGGCGTTTCCGGCCTGGAATCCGATGGCAAGGACCGCTTCTATGCCGGTGGCGGCGGCAGCGGCAAACTGCGGGTGATCCGCCGTCCGCGTTGA
- a CDS encoding MFS transporter, whose product MLNTLEPITTTAATEAAARRQRLKSIIGGSTGNLVEWFDWYVYAAFALYFAPHFFPAGDQTAQLLNSAAVFAVGFVMRPIGAWIMGLYADRKGRKAGLALSVTLMCAGSLIIALTPGYETIGVVAPALLVLARLMQGLSVGGEYGASATYLSEMAGRERRGFFSSFQYVTLISGQLLAIALLILLQAVMTTEALNAWGWRIPFFMGAALAVVVFWLRRGLAETESFKNLRASDRQKSGFWMLITRHPKETALVMLLTAGGTLAFYAYSIYMQKFLVNTSGFSRETSSEINAITLFIFMLLQPIAGGLSDRIGRKPLMIGFGLCGVLFTYPIFSALETTRDPFIAGLLVMGALVIVTGYTSINAVVKAELFPAHIRALGVALPYALANTLFGGTAEFVALKFKSSGWEQGFYWYVTAMIGISLIVYLFMRDTARDSAIQED is encoded by the coding sequence ATGCTGAATACACTGGAGCCCATCACGACGACGGCAGCGACAGAAGCAGCCGCGCGGCGTCAACGTCTGAAATCGATCATCGGCGGCTCCACCGGCAATCTGGTCGAATGGTTCGACTGGTATGTCTATGCGGCCTTCGCGCTCTATTTCGCACCGCATTTCTTCCCGGCCGGCGACCAGACGGCGCAGCTGTTGAATTCGGCAGCGGTTTTTGCCGTGGGTTTCGTCATGCGGCCGATCGGCGCCTGGATCATGGGGCTGTATGCCGACCGCAAGGGCCGCAAAGCCGGCCTCGCCCTTTCGGTGACGCTGATGTGCGCGGGGTCGCTGATTATCGCGCTGACGCCGGGATATGAAACCATCGGCGTTGTGGCACCGGCACTTCTGGTCCTCGCTCGCCTGATGCAGGGCCTCTCCGTCGGTGGCGAGTACGGCGCCTCGGCAACCTATCTTTCCGAAATGGCCGGCCGCGAGCGTCGCGGTTTCTTCTCGTCCTTTCAGTATGTCACGCTGATCTCGGGCCAGCTCCTTGCAATCGCGCTCCTGATCCTGTTGCAGGCCGTGATGACGACCGAAGCGTTGAACGCCTGGGGATGGCGCATTCCCTTCTTCATGGGAGCAGCGCTTGCAGTCGTGGTCTTCTGGCTGCGGCGCGGCCTTGCCGAAACCGAGAGCTTCAAGAATTTGCGCGCGAGCGATAGGCAGAAGTCCGGCTTCTGGATGCTGATCACCCGGCACCCCAAGGAAACCGCGCTGGTCATGCTGCTGACGGCCGGCGGCACGCTCGCCTTCTACGCCTATTCGATCTACATGCAGAAATTCCTGGTCAATACCTCCGGGTTCAGCCGCGAAACGTCGAGCGAAATCAACGCAATCACGCTGTTCATCTTCATGCTGCTGCAGCCGATCGCAGGCGGGCTTTCCGACAGGATCGGCCGCAAGCCGCTGATGATCGGCTTCGGCCTTTGTGGCGTCCTGTTTACCTATCCGATCTTCTCGGCGCTCGAAACCACGAGGGATCCATTCATCGCCGGGCTGCTGGTCATGGGCGCATTGGTCATCGTCACCGGCTACACATCGATCAATGCAGTGGTAAAGGCGGAGCTGTTTCCTGCCCATATCCGAGCTCTCGGCGTCGCGTTGCCCTATGCCCTCGCCAATACGCTCTTCGGCGGCACAGCCGAATTTGTGGCGCTGAAATTCAAGAGCAGCGGCTGGGAACAGGGTTTCTACTGGTATGTGACGGCGATGATAGGCATTTCGCTCATCGTCTATCTCTTCATGCGGGATACGGCCCGAGACAGCGCCATCCAGGAAGATTGA
- a CDS encoding sensor histidine kinase, with protein sequence MLLVVAGLAAAAGIWYAALSLGRQDALRRLDAEASGLAVQHIRLLDSELARFRLLPIVLGEYRDLGEALASPTTDAARRLDDKLGFLARETGAYIIYLVDQKGLVISASNAGTEDSFVGKNFSFRPYFSQALKDGTAEYYGAGAISGRPGLFLARRVGDAAAPAGVIVVKFEFDAVSRIWANDRGKTFVVDEHQIILAASDPSQVLTTLAPLSPEVRAGIAASGQYRDAALAQGNYHVEDAGRIHGPRGRIMIAAEQPVAGTHLRLLHLLDTRAALLEAQAQAWLLALPVIVGLAVIVTALWWRMTRAARAADDRRALEEAVAARTVELHDEMAERARAEDRYRDAREELAQANRLASVGSITAGLMHEINQPVATIRTLAENARHHLAANRLDRVGANLDAAVEVTARIGTITQEMRRFSRRGRRAAGAEPLDAIIAGALLLVGNRFRKAGVRLDLPPQGQPHVLAERVRLEQVIVNLLQNAIDAVAGIEDPHVALLVDAAGKDMVKLTVADNGPGIDPALAKEIFRPFVTGKPDGLGLGLGIAQDIMNDLGGSLTIGQSPLGGAAFVMTVRRA encoded by the coding sequence GTGCTGCTGGTAGTGGCCGGTTTAGCCGCTGCCGCGGGCATTTGGTATGCGGCGCTTTCGCTTGGGCGTCAGGACGCTCTCAGGCGGCTGGATGCGGAGGCGAGCGGCCTTGCGGTACAGCATATCCGCCTGCTCGACAGTGAGCTGGCGCGCTTCCGGCTTCTTCCAATCGTGCTCGGCGAATATCGCGATCTTGGCGAGGCGCTCGCGAGCCCCACAACGGATGCCGCCCGCCGACTTGACGACAAGCTTGGTTTCCTGGCGCGGGAAACCGGCGCCTATATCATCTATCTCGTCGATCAGAAGGGACTTGTCATTTCCGCGTCGAATGCGGGAACGGAAGACAGTTTTGTCGGCAAGAACTTCAGCTTCCGCCCCTATTTTTCCCAGGCGTTGAAAGACGGCACGGCGGAATATTACGGCGCTGGAGCCATCAGTGGCCGGCCGGGCCTGTTTCTTGCCCGTAGGGTCGGCGATGCCGCCGCTCCGGCGGGCGTCATCGTGGTCAAATTCGAGTTCGACGCGGTGTCGCGGATCTGGGCGAACGACCGCGGAAAAACGTTTGTCGTCGACGAGCATCAGATCATCCTTGCGGCATCCGACCCGTCACAGGTGCTGACGACGCTTGCACCTCTCTCGCCCGAAGTCCGGGCCGGCATCGCCGCAAGCGGCCAATATCGCGACGCCGCCCTTGCGCAGGGGAATTACCACGTCGAGGATGCCGGTCGCATACACGGTCCGCGAGGCCGGATCATGATCGCTGCGGAGCAGCCGGTGGCCGGGACGCATCTGCGTCTGCTGCACCTTCTCGACACCCGCGCGGCGCTGCTGGAGGCGCAGGCGCAGGCCTGGCTGCTGGCTTTGCCCGTCATCGTCGGTTTGGCAGTCATCGTCACCGCGCTCTGGTGGCGGATGACTCGAGCGGCCAGGGCAGCGGACGATCGGCGAGCACTTGAGGAGGCCGTCGCCGCACGCACGGTCGAGCTGCACGACGAGATGGCTGAACGTGCGCGCGCCGAGGATCGATATCGCGATGCCCGTGAGGAACTTGCCCAGGCGAACCGGCTTGCTTCCGTCGGTTCGATCACGGCGGGGTTGATGCATGAGATTAACCAGCCTGTCGCGACCATCCGCACCCTTGCCGAGAACGCACGCCATCATCTCGCGGCCAATCGCCTCGATCGCGTCGGCGCCAATCTGGATGCCGCGGTCGAAGTGACGGCGCGGATCGGCACGATCACGCAGGAGATGCGGCGTTTTTCACGCAGGGGGCGGCGCGCAGCCGGAGCGGAACCGCTCGATGCCATCATCGCGGGCGCCTTGCTGCTGGTGGGGAATCGGTTTCGCAAAGCCGGCGTGCGGCTGGATCTGCCGCCGCAGGGCCAGCCGCATGTGCTTGCCGAACGGGTGCGGCTGGAGCAGGTCATCGTCAATCTGCTGCAGAACGCCATCGATGCCGTTGCCGGTATCGAGGATCCGCATGTTGCTCTGCTCGTGGACGCTGCCGGAAAGGATATGGTGAAACTGACTGTCGCCGATAATGGTCCCGGTATCGATCCGGCACTGGCCAAGGAAATATTCCGTCCATTCGTTACCGGCAAGCCAGATGGACTTGGTCTCGGGCTCGGGATTGCCCAGGACATCATGAATGATCTCGGCGGATCATTGACCATCGGCCAATCGCCGCTCGGTGGCGCGGCTTTCGTAATGACGGTGAGGCGAGCATGA
- a CDS encoding sigma-54-dependent transcriptional regulator: MTLEAPQKVLLVEDDGPFNAALTDSFAIAGFDVETHGDGQSALASLATALPGVIVSDIRLPRIDGHDLLEAVLARDPDLPVILMTGHGDIAMAVGALKQGAYDFIAKPFATDHLIASVRRALETRRLVLENRRLRRAAAEAEDASPLLGQTTVMARLRETIRQVANADVDVLIEGETGTGKELVARLIHRWSRRRARSFVAVDCAALPDAIADEALFGNRVRRGRIAEADRGTLFLDEIDSMSPMLQGRLLRVAEERELPSASGEPTPVDLRIVAATKSDLHAAVADGRFRADLLYRLETVRIRIPPLRERRADIGLLFSAFLDEAARLHGVPRPPIDAAMEARFLTHDWPGNVRELRNYATQAALGLSSVRSQPALELGLSEQMDHFEANILRATLERFEGDIAEVAQALRLPRRSLYARLQRHGINPSAYRK, translated from the coding sequence ATGACCCTGGAAGCGCCGCAGAAAGTTCTTCTGGTCGAGGATGACGGCCCCTTCAATGCCGCACTTACGGATTCCTTCGCCATAGCGGGCTTCGACGTGGAGACGCATGGTGACGGGCAATCGGCGCTGGCAAGCCTTGCAACCGCATTGCCCGGTGTGATCGTGAGCGATATCCGCCTGCCGCGCATCGACGGGCACGATCTTCTGGAAGCCGTGCTGGCGCGCGATCCGGACTTGCCGGTTATCCTGATGACTGGCCACGGCGATATCGCCATGGCTGTCGGGGCGTTGAAACAGGGCGCCTATGATTTTATTGCCAAGCCCTTTGCCACCGATCATCTGATCGCATCGGTGCGCCGGGCGCTGGAAACGCGCCGCCTGGTGCTGGAAAACCGGCGTTTGCGGCGGGCGGCTGCCGAGGCGGAGGATGCATCGCCGCTTCTCGGCCAGACGACGGTTATGGCACGGTTGCGCGAAACGATCCGCCAGGTCGCAAATGCCGACGTGGATGTTCTGATCGAAGGCGAAACGGGGACCGGCAAGGAACTCGTGGCCCGGCTCATCCACCGCTGGAGCAGGCGGCGTGCCCGCAGTTTCGTCGCGGTCGATTGTGCCGCCTTGCCGGACGCGATCGCCGACGAGGCTCTGTTCGGAAACCGCGTTCGGCGCGGACGCATTGCCGAGGCCGATCGCGGCACGCTGTTTCTCGATGAGATCGACAGCATGTCGCCCATGCTGCAGGGACGGCTTCTGCGCGTCGCCGAGGAACGCGAGCTGCCTTCGGCAAGCGGCGAGCCGACCCCTGTCGATCTCCGTATTGTCGCTGCCACCAAAAGCGATCTGCATGCTGCCGTCGCCGATGGCCGTTTTCGGGCCGATCTGCTCTATCGGCTGGAAACCGTGAGAATCCGCATTCCGCCGTTGCGGGAGCGCCGCGCCGATATCGGCCTGTTGTTCAGCGCCTTCCTCGACGAGGCCGCCCGCCTGCACGGCGTGCCGCGCCCTCCCATCGATGCCGCGATGGAGGCACGGTTTCTGACGCACGATTGGCCGGGCAATGTCCGGGAGCTGCGTAACTATGCGACCCAAGCGGCGCTAGGCCTCTCCTCCGTTCGCAGTCAGCCTGCGCTGGAGCTTGGCCTCTCCGAGCAGATGGATCATTTCGAGGCAAACATTCTCCGGGCCACGCTGGAACGTTTCGAAGGAGATATTGCCGAAGTCGCGCAGGCGCTCAGACTGCCGCGCCGCAGCCTCTATGCACGCCTGCAGCGCCACGGCATC